From the Polyangiaceae bacterium genome, one window contains:
- a CDS encoding autotransporter domain-containing protein, which produces MIYSRITGMLIGCATTLLVASAGAQQAAAPAAAAGGEPAAPPSDVHNHDGFYLNLGLNFGYSMVSWSVDGAGSLDQDLSGLSSGFDLLIGGTPVPGLVIGGGLIGVRTSDPKIKTGSVETTADGTMLLAGLSLFGQYYFDPAEGFFLQGQLGYAVLDFVNSNGSSGGNDPTGFLVGVGAGYDFWIGEQWSVGPVARFLYASTSVEAGAAKATQSYLYPSLGVAFTLH; this is translated from the coding sequence ATGATCTACTCACGTATCACGGGCATGCTGATTGGGTGCGCGACCACATTGCTGGTTGCGTCGGCGGGGGCACAGCAGGCGGCGGCGCCCGCGGCGGCAGCGGGAGGCGAACCCGCGGCGCCGCCCAGTGATGTGCACAACCACGACGGGTTCTATCTGAACCTGGGGCTCAACTTCGGGTATTCCATGGTCAGCTGGAGCGTCGACGGTGCGGGAAGCCTCGATCAGGACCTGTCGGGGCTTTCGTCGGGCTTCGACCTGCTCATTGGCGGCACCCCGGTGCCGGGTCTGGTCATCGGCGGCGGACTGATAGGAGTGCGGACCTCGGACCCGAAGATCAAGACAGGCTCGGTCGAGACAACGGCCGATGGCACCATGCTTTTAGCGGGGCTGTCTCTGTTTGGGCAGTACTACTTCGACCCTGCCGAGGGGTTCTTCCTCCAGGGGCAACTCGGGTACGCAGTCCTCGACTTCGTCAACAGCAACGGGTCCAGTGGTGGCAATGACCCCACGGGCTTTCTCGTTGGCGTTGGCGCCGGCTACGACTTTTGGATCGGCGAGCAGTGGAGCGTCGGTCCTGTCGCGAGATTCCTCTACGCCTCTACCAGCGTGGAGGCGGGTGCCGCGAAAGCGACCCAGAGCTACCTCTACCCGAGCCTCGGCGTCGCCTTTACGCTGCACTGA
- a CDS encoding response regulator, producing MLGRFLIVDPDMTTARTLAEACRSFRATDIAADFAAAEAVLASPRRLVALITEIDLPGRDGLELVQVARKSRPLLPVLVLTARAEAALINRAHLLRAEYHCKPTHRSSLRGFLRRAIALERVEDQRISWAIDETSRRLGLTPREVDLLVAAVAGVPRKVLADELGVTENTLKTQVRGLLRKCDASTLEELARATLQLALADTNPHRVSSIPPEAHRGPPSIRPSGTRAKVDVSEQELAEFLKRQGNGDR from the coding sequence TTGCTAGGACGTTTCCTGATAGTCGACCCCGACATGACCACGGCTCGAACTTTGGCCGAGGCCTGTCGGTCCTTTCGCGCTACGGACATCGCTGCGGACTTCGCGGCGGCAGAGGCGGTGTTGGCCTCTCCGCGTCGGTTGGTGGCTTTGATCACGGAGATCGACCTGCCGGGTCGCGATGGGCTGGAGTTGGTGCAAGTCGCGCGCAAGTCGCGTCCGCTGCTTCCGGTGTTGGTGCTGACGGCTCGTGCCGAAGCCGCACTGATCAATCGCGCGCACCTGCTGCGAGCGGAGTACCACTGCAAGCCGACCCATCGCTCTTCGCTGCGCGGCTTCTTGCGCCGCGCCATTGCTTTGGAGCGCGTCGAAGATCAGCGCATCAGCTGGGCCATCGACGAGACTTCGCGGCGCCTTGGGCTGACTCCGCGCGAGGTAGACTTGCTGGTGGCTGCTGTTGCCGGTGTGCCTCGCAAGGTCCTTGCGGACGAGCTGGGAGTGACCGAAAACACCCTCAAGACGCAAGTCCGCGGCTTGCTGCGCAAGTGCGACGCCAGCACCCTGGAAGAGTTGGCGCGTGCGACGTTGCAGCTGGCCTTGGCTGATACCAATCCCCATCGCGTGAGCAGCATTCCTCCGGAAGCACACCGCGGTCCGCCCAGCATCCGTCCTTCGGGTACTCGCGCGAAGGTGGACGTCAGCGAGCAAGAGTTGGCGGAGTTCCTCAAGCGTCAGGGCAACGGCGACCGCTGA
- a CDS encoding tryptophanase, translating to MPPTSSRDPARELYRSTIAEPYRVKVVEKLTLPDRGERERILARAHYSPVYLPSPDVYVDMITDSGTAAMSDAQWAALMRGDEAYMGSRSYSAFEAAVREVTGYAEVVPTHQGRAAENILLELLVQPGDIVLSNTHFDTTRAHVQARGATPVDTIGEWLWNFREPLPFKGNFDVQLVERALQTHGSKVRLIIGTVLNNFACSSPVSLENLKRVRTLAAQHGAKLFLDAARFAENAYFIQQREPGYSNRSIADIVREMFSLADGCWVSAKKDAMVNIGGFIATNDAALADRCRERLVLYEGFPTYGGLARRDLEAIAVGLREAVDPDYLAHRIASVAYLGDGMRRAGALVSLPVGGSGVFVDVEAMYPQLPAERLPGIALCADFYLEGGIRVGAAPFAMHTVDPDSGAIRDRVFQFARFAVPRRVLSKAQLDYVIEITRRVVTVAKQSRGYRTVHQPEVLGHFFARFAPVET from the coding sequence ATGCCGCCGACGTCGAGTCGAGATCCCGCACGCGAGCTGTATCGCAGCACGATCGCCGAACCCTACCGGGTCAAGGTGGTCGAGAAGCTGACACTTCCCGATCGCGGCGAACGCGAACGCATCCTGGCGCGAGCCCATTACTCGCCAGTGTACCTGCCGTCGCCGGACGTCTACGTCGACATGATCACGGACAGTGGCACCGCGGCGATGAGTGACGCGCAATGGGCAGCGCTGATGCGCGGCGACGAGGCATACATGGGCTCGCGCAGCTACAGCGCGTTCGAGGCCGCCGTGCGCGAAGTCACGGGTTACGCCGAAGTCGTACCGACCCATCAAGGCCGCGCGGCGGAGAACATCCTGCTCGAGCTCTTGGTCCAGCCCGGGGACATCGTACTGAGCAACACCCATTTCGACACCACCCGCGCTCATGTGCAAGCTAGGGGCGCAACGCCCGTCGACACAATCGGCGAGTGGTTGTGGAACTTCCGTGAGCCGCTGCCCTTCAAAGGCAACTTCGACGTCCAGCTGGTCGAGCGCGCCCTGCAGACCCACGGCAGCAAGGTGCGCCTGATCATCGGAACGGTGCTCAACAACTTCGCCTGCTCGTCGCCGGTGTCCCTGGAGAATCTGAAGCGCGTGCGAACCCTGGCGGCGCAGCACGGTGCGAAGCTCTTTCTCGATGCGGCTCGCTTCGCGGAGAACGCCTACTTCATTCAGCAACGCGAGCCGGGCTACTCCAACCGCAGCATCGCCGACATCGTGCGAGAGATGTTCAGTCTTGCCGACGGCTGCTGGGTGAGCGCCAAGAAGGACGCGATGGTGAACATTGGCGGCTTCATCGCCACCAACGACGCTGCCCTGGCCGATCGCTGCCGCGAGCGGCTCGTGCTGTACGAGGGTTTTCCCACCTATGGGGGGCTCGCGCGCCGTGACCTGGAAGCCATCGCGGTGGGACTGCGCGAGGCGGTGGACCCAGACTACCTCGCCCATCGCATCGCCTCCGTGGCCTATCTCGGCGACGGCATGCGGCGCGCGGGCGCGCTCGTGAGCTTGCCGGTCGGCGGCTCCGGAGTGTTCGTCGACGTGGAAGCGATGTACCCGCAGCTGCCGGCGGAACGGCTGCCCGGCATTGCACTCTGCGCGGACTTCTACCTGGAAGGCGGCATTCGCGTCGGCGCGGCGCCGTTTGCCATGCACACGGTAGATCCCGACAGCGGTGCGATTCGCGACCGCGTGTTTCAGTTTGCGCGCTTCGCAGTGCCACGTCGCGTGTTGAGTAAGGCGCAGCTGGACTACGTCATCGAGATCACGCGCCGCGTGGTTACCGTGGCCAAGCAGTCTCGCGGCTACCGCACCGTGCATCAACCCGAGGTCCTCGGCCACTTCTTCGCCAGATTCGCACCCGTCGAAACCTAG
- a CDS encoding ATP-binding protein: MTAPHPLAADQLCCECDPRRLPFTSTHDLSPLHGPFGQERAAQATRFALSMARDGYNLFVSGPAGHGKHAFVQHELSALARTREAADDWCYVRDFSNETGAKALRLPAGMARKFAQDLEKLVEDLRVAIPAALDSESHRARLEQIREELEARPQAVFRKVEEDAKAFDVAMLRVPSGVGFAPLKDGSVLDPEAFEKLPRQEQERIEANIRRLQEKLARELRPMPKWAKEARERAKALAREVVAQTVDQAIEEVKEAWAVSAQVTAHLSAMRNDIVENAQRFSEKPEQESPLAIEPVRVFDRYRVNVLVDNAEVHGAPVVYENKPNLQRLLGRVEHRAQLGTLISDFTLIRPGALHRANGGYLVLDALDVLTNPQTWAALKRALYDRQVQIESLAQAVGLGSGESLEPEPIPLQVKVVLVGERQLYHLMAEHDADMPELFKVLADFEDVVDRGENSELEFGRQVAAVEQRDGLRSFHAGAVARLIEQSSRAVADRRKLSTATRDLVDLCHQADSFAAKREAAVVEQQDVVQAIHARRRRHDRLSERFREQILQRTVLVDTTGSAVGQINGLSVLEFGGARFGLPTRITATARVGDGKVVDIEREVELGGVLHSKGVLILSSYFASHYTRQVPLSLAASLVFEQSYFGVEGDSASMAELLALISALARVPLRQSLAVTGSVSQHGQAQAIGGVNEKIEGFFDVCVARGLTGDQGVIIPASNIDNLVLREDVVQAVRDAKFAVYAVTTVDEALELLTGESAGVADEDGQFPEGTINARVLDQLVEFAIVAEGFSRFVQFETQGEPTEGAGADGAKGANGGKGKSTRTKKRKGNSGKNGRGKRRDGRA, from the coding sequence ATGACCGCGCCGCACCCTCTTGCCGCGGATCAGCTCTGCTGCGAATGCGATCCTCGGCGTCTGCCCTTCACCTCGACGCATGACCTATCGCCCCTGCACGGTCCCTTCGGCCAGGAGCGTGCAGCGCAGGCGACGCGGTTTGCGCTGTCGATGGCTCGCGACGGGTACAACTTGTTCGTCTCGGGACCTGCTGGTCATGGCAAGCACGCCTTCGTGCAGCACGAGCTTTCCGCTCTGGCACGGACCCGCGAAGCGGCGGACGACTGGTGCTACGTTCGCGACTTCTCGAACGAGACGGGGGCCAAGGCGTTGCGCCTTCCCGCGGGCATGGCACGCAAGTTCGCGCAGGACTTGGAGAAGCTCGTGGAAGATCTGCGCGTCGCCATTCCGGCAGCGCTCGACAGCGAAAGTCACCGGGCGCGTTTGGAGCAAATCCGCGAGGAGCTGGAAGCGCGGCCGCAAGCGGTGTTTCGTAAGGTGGAAGAGGACGCCAAGGCCTTCGACGTCGCCATGTTGCGTGTGCCCTCGGGCGTCGGCTTTGCGCCGCTGAAGGATGGATCCGTGCTCGACCCGGAGGCCTTCGAGAAACTCCCGCGTCAGGAGCAAGAGCGCATCGAAGCCAACATTCGACGCTTGCAGGAGAAGCTGGCGCGCGAGCTGCGTCCCATGCCGAAGTGGGCCAAGGAGGCGCGAGAGCGCGCCAAGGCTCTGGCGCGCGAGGTGGTGGCGCAGACCGTGGATCAGGCGATCGAAGAGGTGAAGGAAGCCTGGGCCGTGAGCGCGCAAGTGACGGCTCACCTCAGCGCCATGCGCAACGACATCGTAGAGAACGCCCAACGCTTCAGCGAGAAGCCCGAGCAAGAGTCGCCGCTCGCGATCGAGCCCGTGCGCGTGTTCGACCGCTACCGCGTCAACGTGCTGGTGGACAACGCGGAGGTGCACGGGGCCCCCGTCGTCTATGAGAACAAGCCCAACCTCCAGCGCCTGCTGGGTCGAGTGGAGCATCGCGCTCAGCTGGGCACCTTGATCAGCGACTTCACGCTGATCCGCCCAGGCGCGCTGCATCGCGCGAACGGCGGCTACCTGGTGCTGGATGCCCTCGACGTGTTGACGAATCCGCAGACCTGGGCCGCGCTCAAGCGCGCTCTCTACGACCGCCAAGTCCAGATCGAGTCTTTGGCCCAGGCGGTCGGTCTGGGTAGCGGTGAAAGCCTGGAGCCGGAGCCGATTCCCTTGCAGGTCAAAGTCGTGCTCGTAGGCGAGCGACAGCTCTACCACTTGATGGCCGAGCACGACGCGGACATGCCGGAGCTGTTCAAGGTGTTGGCCGACTTCGAGGACGTGGTGGATCGCGGTGAAAACAGCGAGCTGGAGTTCGGTCGTCAAGTGGCCGCAGTGGAGCAGCGCGATGGGCTGCGCTCTTTTCACGCCGGCGCAGTGGCGCGGCTGATTGAACAAAGCTCTCGCGCGGTAGCAGACCGCCGCAAGCTGTCGACGGCGACGCGCGACTTGGTGGATCTGTGCCATCAAGCCGACAGCTTTGCCGCGAAGCGAGAAGCGGCTGTCGTGGAGCAACAGGACGTGGTGCAGGCCATCCACGCGCGACGCCGCCGGCACGACCGCCTCAGTGAGCGCTTTCGTGAGCAAATTCTGCAGCGCACCGTGCTGGTGGACACCACGGGGAGTGCGGTCGGTCAGATCAACGGCCTGTCGGTGTTGGAGTTTGGTGGTGCGCGCTTCGGACTGCCGACACGCATCACGGCGACGGCGCGAGTGGGTGACGGCAAGGTGGTCGACATCGAGCGCGAGGTGGAGCTGGGCGGAGTTTTGCACTCGAAGGGTGTGTTGATTCTCTCCAGCTACTTCGCGTCGCACTACACGCGTCAGGTGCCGCTGTCCCTGGCAGCCAGCCTGGTGTTCGAGCAATCCTACTTCGGCGTGGAGGGCGACAGTGCGTCGATGGCGGAGCTGCTGGCCCTGATCTCGGCCTTGGCACGCGTTCCCCTACGTCAGTCCTTGGCGGTGACGGGTTCGGTGAGTCAGCACGGACAGGCGCAGGCCATTGGGGGCGTCAACGAGAAGATCGAGGGGTTCTTCGACGTCTGTGTGGCTCGCGGCTTGACTGGCGACCAGGGTGTGATCATTCCCGCGTCGAACATCGACAATCTCGTGCTGCGCGAGGACGTCGTGCAGGCGGTGCGCGACGCGAAGTTCGCGGTCTATGCCGTCACTACCGTGGATGAGGCGCTCGAGCTTCTGACTGGTGAATCCGCCGGGGTGGCGGATGAAGACGGCCAGTTCCCCGAAGGAACCATCAACGCACGCGTGCTCGACCAGTTGGTTGAGTTCGCGATCGTGGCAGAAGGCTTCTCCCGATTCGTGCAGTTCGAGACCCAAGGCGAGCCAACCGAGGGTGCAGGGGCCGACGGCGCGAAGGGCGCCAACGGCGGCAAGGGCAAGTCGACCCGAACGAAGAAGCGCAAGGGCAACTCGGGCAAGAATGGGCGAGGGAAGCGCAGAGATGGCCGGGCGTGA
- a CDS encoding tryptophan dimethylallyltransferase family protein: protein MRVARLPLVQDTLQHMAAARARSLCEALDLAHRAQELEALCGMLMAPWGAGRVQRPPDYLSHVVDDGTPFEFSIALSERAEVRFLVEPLGNPPSLVSNATATETVLERLAREFGVDLTRYLAIRDLFWSERPAGPFTLWLAAALGAEGPPSFKLYLNPAVHGSIEAPQVIEAALHRLGFDAAWPAIGNVLAWRGPEADELKYFSLDLSPGPEARVKVYARHHHATRDVVASAAGACSSGDPESISLFLRTLAPDVDLYEGRGPFTCYAFTAGSGSAPDSVTTHFPINGYAQSDQEAQERILLVHDAFGLPNAPYIRALSAIAERPLDSGVGTHSYVSLRTKRGRTRLTLYLPSEAYAPGTVEDPRDAKRSSGQRPRSSGLPGASPEHHPLFARLRRDPPDERLLWVLSTNVRVALEPLTRQAPDLADAVREPWLQELLRGTPDLTRLGGLDLRTHEQWLLRVGCEMAMREQVAPASSLLSPALQFSERVSCLVASERPYLRAGAALANALFSGDLCKELSALLRDSDEYATTVANRLPTLPAPAFTLYSLAEFANAEAEQDLRSGITRYARAAWILMNDLYATAFGAAPDALFGDD, encoded by the coding sequence ATGCGCGTAGCACGCCTTCCCCTAGTTCAAGACACGCTGCAGCACATGGCCGCGGCGAGGGCGCGCTCCCTGTGCGAGGCGCTGGATCTCGCGCATCGCGCGCAAGAACTCGAGGCGCTGTGCGGGATGCTGATGGCGCCCTGGGGTGCGGGCCGCGTGCAGCGCCCCCCCGACTACCTCTCGCACGTGGTCGACGACGGCACCCCCTTCGAGTTCTCCATCGCCCTGTCGGAACGAGCAGAAGTACGGTTCTTGGTCGAACCCCTGGGAAACCCGCCCAGCCTCGTCTCGAACGCCACCGCAACCGAGACCGTACTGGAAAGACTTGCCCGCGAGTTCGGCGTGGACCTCACCCGCTATCTTGCGATCCGGGATCTGTTCTGGAGCGAGCGCCCCGCAGGACCGTTCACTTTGTGGCTGGCGGCCGCGCTTGGCGCAGAGGGGCCTCCCAGCTTCAAGCTCTACCTCAATCCCGCCGTGCACGGCTCCATCGAAGCACCGCAGGTAATCGAGGCAGCGCTGCACCGACTTGGCTTCGACGCCGCGTGGCCCGCCATCGGCAACGTGCTCGCGTGGCGCGGCCCCGAAGCAGACGAGCTGAAGTACTTCTCGCTGGATCTTTCGCCGGGCCCCGAAGCTCGAGTGAAGGTCTACGCGCGACACCATCACGCGACTCGTGACGTCGTAGCCTCCGCCGCGGGCGCCTGCAGCAGCGGCGACCCAGAGTCCATTTCGCTATTCCTGCGCACCCTCGCTCCAGATGTGGACCTTTACGAAGGGCGTGGTCCCTTCACCTGCTACGCCTTCACTGCGGGCTCGGGCTCCGCTCCAGACTCGGTAACTACGCACTTCCCAATCAACGGCTACGCGCAGAGCGACCAGGAAGCCCAAGAACGCATCCTTCTCGTGCACGACGCCTTCGGCCTACCCAACGCACCCTACATCCGCGCGCTGTCCGCCATCGCTGAACGACCCTTGGACTCCGGTGTGGGCACGCATTCCTATGTGTCGCTGCGCACCAAGCGTGGACGCACGCGACTCACGCTCTACTTGCCGAGTGAAGCCTACGCGCCTGGAACGGTGGAAGACCCTCGCGACGCCAAGCGCAGCAGTGGACAGCGCCCGCGCAGCAGCGGACTGCCCGGGGCGAGCCCCGAACATCATCCATTGTTCGCACGCCTGAGACGCGATCCGCCCGACGAACGATTGCTCTGGGTACTGTCCACCAACGTGCGAGTGGCGCTCGAGCCCTTGACGCGACAGGCACCGGATTTGGCGGACGCCGTGCGTGAGCCGTGGCTTCAGGAGCTCTTGAGGGGCACTCCGGATCTGACGCGCCTCGGCGGCCTGGATCTGCGCACGCACGAGCAGTGGCTCCTGCGCGTGGGCTGCGAAATGGCCATGCGCGAGCAGGTAGCCCCCGCATCGTCTCTGCTCAGCCCCGCGCTGCAATTCAGCGAACGAGTGTCGTGCCTGGTCGCCTCGGAGCGCCCCTATCTCAGAGCAGGCGCGGCCCTGGCCAACGCCTTGTTCTCTGGGGATCTGTGCAAGGAGCTCTCCGCGCTGCTGCGCGACAGCGACGAGTACGCCACTACCGTGGCGAATCGGCTCCCGACCCTGCCCGCACCAGCGTTCACTCTGTACTCCTTGGCCGAGTTCGCGAACGCGGAGGCCGAACAGGACCTCCGCTCGGGAATCACGCGCTACGCGCGCGCCGCCTGGATTCTGATGAACGACCTCTACGCGACGGCCTTCGGCGCCGCCCCCGACGCGCTGTTCGGCGACGATTGA
- a CDS encoding serine protease has translation MRIFALLLSATTLLAAGAADAKPLAKQRSTDSVNGAALFARVRLEARVNAASAFLPDRACTGVLVGSPRVVATAAHCVAGRTAAVELSDGTKTHARVAHLDEDQDVALLVLDVASSVKPLGLSARMPKQGESLLFLGRPDRASPRDTAVEKLAPCPSLPKLRRAAFTDLLAVPGDSGAPLVDAQGNVVALVHSGARCHIAVPARPLFAAFQRLPQAVRNAPLAAPPPVDPTAPSPVVPPSDSALPEEPAQVDTDASKRDARNGESKRDARGKAAPQVSGERQQFGPIVFERTDKGFKFRFSFSFGTK, from the coding sequence ATGCGGATCTTTGCGCTGCTGCTGTCCGCCACCACGCTGCTTGCGGCGGGCGCGGCTGACGCGAAACCCCTGGCCAAGCAGCGGAGCACCGACAGCGTGAACGGCGCCGCGCTCTTCGCGCGGGTGCGACTCGAGGCGCGGGTCAACGCGGCTAGCGCCTTCTTGCCCGATCGCGCCTGCACCGGCGTGCTGGTCGGGTCGCCGCGAGTTGTGGCCACAGCCGCGCACTGCGTCGCGGGCCGCACGGCTGCGGTCGAGCTTTCCGATGGGACCAAGACGCACGCGCGCGTCGCTCATCTCGACGAAGACCAAGACGTGGCCTTGCTCGTGCTCGACGTGGCCAGCAGCGTGAAGCCCCTGGGGCTGAGCGCACGCATGCCGAAGCAAGGTGAAAGCCTGCTGTTCCTGGGTCGCCCCGACCGTGCTTCACCGCGGGACACCGCGGTCGAAAAACTCGCGCCCTGTCCTTCTCTGCCCAAGCTGCGTCGCGCGGCGTTCACGGATCTGCTCGCGGTGCCCGGTGACTCGGGCGCGCCGCTGGTCGACGCCCAGGGCAACGTCGTTGCACTCGTACACAGCGGCGCGCGCTGTCACATTGCCGTCCCGGCGCGGCCGCTCTTCGCAGCATTCCAACGTTTGCCCCAAGCCGTCCGCAACGCACCCCTCGCCGCGCCGCCGCCAGTCGACCCCACCGCGCCGTCGCCTGTCGTGCCGCCCTCGGATTCGGCCTTGCCTGAGGAGCCGGCCCAAGTTGATACGGACGCGTCGAAGCGCGACGCGCGCAATGGCGAATCGAAGCGCGACGCGCGAGGCAAGGCGGCGCCGCAAGTGAGCGGCGAGCGTCAACAGTTCGGCCCCATCGTGTTCGAGCGCACCGACAAGGGCTTCAAGTTCCGCTTCTCGTTTTCGTTCGGCACGAAGTGA
- a CDS encoding pirin family protein → MHSPVLERMPLGSPPWPTLDPFLFCVHHKDAYPKANAELGPAAALSGRQLGQDFGGKDGWNMYHGLVVPGFPAHPHRGFETVTIVRRGLVDHSDSLGATARYGAGDVQWLTAGAGIQHAEMFPLTKQEAANPLELFQLWLNLPASGKMSPPHFSMFWQPRVPRVRGGTDGANWEVAVIAGRFADAVPPSPPPDSWASRAEADVAIWTLRASRGARLTLPKAKGENTLRALYFFDGDTLRVGDETLRGRAVAVVRCDEELELGATDSDVDVLVLQGRPIGEPVAQHGPFVMNSRAELQQAFVDYQRTKFGGWPWDSEAPHHGPSRGRFAKHADGRVEEAPPAPEQGA, encoded by the coding sequence ATGCATTCCCCGGTTCTCGAACGCATGCCCCTTGGCTCGCCCCCTTGGCCCACGCTCGATCCCTTCTTGTTCTGCGTGCACCACAAAGACGCGTATCCAAAAGCCAACGCCGAGCTGGGGCCCGCGGCGGCGCTGAGCGGGCGCCAGCTGGGTCAGGACTTCGGCGGCAAAGACGGCTGGAACATGTACCACGGCCTCGTGGTGCCGGGCTTTCCCGCTCACCCGCATCGCGGCTTCGAGACCGTGACGATCGTGCGGCGCGGCCTGGTGGACCACTCGGACTCTTTGGGTGCCACGGCCCGCTATGGAGCAGGCGACGTGCAGTGGCTCACTGCTGGTGCCGGTATTCAGCACGCCGAGATGTTCCCGCTCACGAAGCAGGAGGCAGCCAATCCCCTGGAGCTCTTCCAGCTTTGGCTCAACCTGCCCGCTAGCGGCAAGATGTCGCCTCCGCATTTCTCCATGTTCTGGCAGCCCCGGGTGCCGCGCGTGCGTGGTGGAACGGACGGTGCGAACTGGGAGGTGGCGGTGATTGCGGGTCGCTTCGCGGACGCCGTGCCGCCGAGCCCGCCCCCGGACTCTTGGGCGAGCCGCGCCGAGGCCGACGTAGCCATATGGACGCTGCGTGCTAGCAGGGGCGCGCGGCTTACGCTGCCGAAAGCCAAGGGGGAGAACACTCTGCGTGCGTTGTACTTCTTTGACGGTGACACGCTGCGCGTCGGGGACGAGACCTTGCGCGGCCGCGCCGTGGCGGTCGTACGCTGCGACGAGGAACTGGAGTTAGGCGCAACCGACAGCGACGTGGACGTGCTGGTGCTCCAAGGCCGACCCATCGGTGAGCCCGTCGCTCAACACGGTCCTTTCGTGATGAACAGTCGTGCCGAACTCCAGCAAGCCTTCGTCGACTATCAACGAACGAAGTTCGGGGGTTGGCCCTGGGATTCCGAGGCTCCGCATCATGGCCCCAGCCGCGGGCGCTTCGCCAAGCACGCTGATGGTCGCGTGGAAGAGGCGCCGCCAGCGCCCGAGCAGGGCGCCTGA
- a CDS encoding FAD-binding protein, which yields MSAAVVLGFNPVARAWSYGNGKKKGCHQLPQLDGSLVVDAASLEHYASDAGNQVHLTPVAVLIPGSVDDVRKMVCYCRTHHIAVAARGQGHTTFGQSMTDGGLVIDMAGLSQIHDIQPSTALVDGGVKWNTLLGETVQQGLTPPVLTGYLGLSVGGTLSVGGISSTNGLGAQVDHVQALEVVSGDGKVRWCSEQHHRALFEATLAGLGQYGIITRAVVDLVPAPTMARVYLIDHDNSASFFANLRTLLARGEFDDLYNFGFPDDNGGWVYQLTATKFYEPGSPPNDAHLLRDLSVPASSVPSQDMPYLHYAQRVDVVIDFFEQIGLWDGVLHPWYDVFLPEASVEPYVESVMSTLTLEDVGPTGFLLLFPQKRSAMTRPGLRVPHAQDWVYLFDVLTAAPTPGPNPDFQARMLQRNRQWFEQARAVGGTRYPIGSLEFSKLDWILHYQERWPTLKHLKKHYDPAGILTPGPGIF from the coding sequence ATGTCTGCCGCTGTAGTGCTCGGCTTCAATCCAGTGGCGCGAGCGTGGTCGTACGGCAACGGCAAGAAGAAGGGCTGCCACCAGCTTCCACAACTGGACGGCTCCCTCGTCGTCGACGCGGCGTCCCTGGAGCACTACGCCAGTGACGCCGGCAACCAGGTCCACCTCACTCCCGTTGCCGTTCTGATCCCCGGCAGCGTCGACGACGTCCGCAAGATGGTCTGCTATTGCCGCACGCACCACATAGCGGTTGCGGCGCGCGGACAGGGACACACCACCTTCGGTCAGAGCATGACGGACGGTGGTCTCGTGATCGACATGGCCGGCCTGTCGCAAATCCACGACATCCAGCCGTCGACAGCGTTGGTGGACGGCGGAGTGAAGTGGAACACACTCCTCGGTGAGACGGTGCAACAGGGACTCACGCCCCCGGTGCTCACGGGCTACCTGGGTCTATCCGTGGGCGGCACGCTCAGCGTCGGCGGCATTTCGTCCACGAACGGGCTGGGGGCGCAGGTCGACCACGTGCAGGCACTGGAGGTCGTCAGCGGCGACGGCAAGGTTCGCTGGTGCTCCGAGCAGCATCACCGTGCCCTGTTCGAGGCGACCCTTGCTGGTCTCGGTCAGTACGGGATCATCACCCGCGCGGTGGTGGACCTAGTTCCGGCACCAACCATGGCGCGCGTGTACCTGATCGATCACGACAACAGCGCGAGCTTCTTCGCAAACCTGCGAACCCTGCTCGCCCGCGGCGAGTTCGACGATCTCTACAACTTCGGCTTCCCGGATGACAACGGCGGTTGGGTCTATCAGCTGACGGCTACCAAGTTCTACGAACCCGGCTCACCGCCCAACGATGCCCATCTCCTGCGGGACCTCTCGGTTCCGGCGAGCAGCGTGCCGAGTCAGGACATGCCGTACTTGCACTACGCGCAACGCGTGGACGTGGTCATCGACTTCTTCGAGCAGATCGGGCTGTGGGATGGCGTGCTGCATCCCTGGTACGACGTCTTTCTACCCGAGGCGTCGGTGGAGCCCTACGTCGAGAGCGTGATGAGCACGCTGACCCTCGAGGACGTCGGGCCCACCGGCTTCTTGCTGCTCTTCCCGCAGAAGCGTTCCGCGATGACGCGCCCAGGCCTTCGTGTCCCGCACGCGCAGGATTGGGTGTACCTCTTCGACGTCCTCACGGCTGCGCCGACCCCGGGCCCGAACCCAGACTTTCAGGCGCGCATGCTGCAGCGTAATCGGCAGTGGTTCGAACAGGCCCGTGCCGTCGGAGGCACCCGCTACCCCATTGGCTCCCTCGAGTTCTCGAAGTTGGACTGGATCCTCCACTACCAGGAGCGCTGGCCCACGCTGAAGCACTTGAAGAAGCACTACGACCCAGCCGGCATCCTGACGCCGGGTCCGGGGATCTTCTAG